Proteins encoded by one window of Streptomyces sp. NBC_01477:
- a CDS encoding SDR family oxidoreductase, with protein MSSPEAHVRPERSAARSAAGPVVAITGAASGVGLALASRLVESDQVKKVVAIDERRGDVPGATWRVLDVRDPVIAEKLRGADVVVHLAVDLDLESDAKARSAFNVRGTQTVLTAAAAAGVHRAVLCTSAMVYGAQADNDVPLAEDAPLRATSEASFVDDLLEIERLGRRAPRAHPGLNVTILRPAVLVGGTDTALTRYFESPRLLVVAGSRPCWQFCHVDDLVSALEYAVLEKVDGEMAVGCDGWLEQEEVEELSGIRRMELPPAIAFGAASRLHRLGLTPSPAGDLAYTMHPWVVSGSRLHEAGWRPQWTNEEVLAELLEEVAGRNSLAGRRLGRKDATTLGAAGATVALVGTAALVRRARKRRGI; from the coding sequence GTGAGTTCCCCAGAAGCACACGTTCGCCCAGAGCGGAGCGCCGCCAGGAGCGCCGCGGGACCGGTGGTCGCGATCACCGGTGCCGCCTCCGGCGTCGGCCTGGCGCTGGCCTCCCGCCTGGTCGAGTCCGACCAGGTCAAGAAGGTCGTGGCGATCGACGAGCGGCGCGGGGACGTGCCCGGGGCGACATGGCGGGTGCTCGACGTCCGCGACCCCGTGATCGCCGAGAAACTGCGTGGCGCGGACGTCGTGGTGCACCTGGCGGTGGACCTCGATCTGGAGTCCGACGCCAAGGCGCGGTCCGCGTTCAACGTGCGCGGCACCCAGACCGTGCTGACGGCCGCCGCGGCGGCCGGGGTGCACCGGGCGGTGCTGTGCACCTCGGCAATGGTCTACGGCGCCCAGGCGGACAACGATGTGCCGCTGGCCGAGGACGCTCCGCTGCGCGCCACCTCGGAGGCCAGCTTCGTGGACGACCTGCTGGAGATCGAACGGCTCGGCCGCAGGGCGCCGCGTGCGCACCCGGGGCTCAATGTGACGATACTGCGGCCCGCCGTGCTGGTCGGCGGCACCGACACCGCGCTGACCAGGTATTTCGAGTCGCCGCGGCTGCTGGTGGTCGCGGGCAGCCGGCCCTGCTGGCAGTTCTGCCATGTCGATGACCTGGTGTCGGCGCTGGAATATGCCGTGCTGGAGAAGGTCGACGGCGAGATGGCGGTCGGCTGCGACGGGTGGCTCGAACAGGAGGAGGTCGAGGAGCTGAGCGGTATCCGCCGCATGGAGCTGCCGCCGGCCATAGCCTTCGGCGCCGCGTCCCGGCTGCACCGGCTGGGCCTGACCCCGTCGCCCGCCGGCGACCTCGCCTACACGATGCACCCGTGGGTGGTCAGCGGCAGCCGGCTGCACGAGGCGGGCTGGCGCCCCCAGTGGACCAACGAGGAGGTGCTGGCCGAGCTGCTGGAGGAAGTGGCGGGCCGCAATTCCCTCGCGGGGCGGCGGCTGGGCCGCAAGGACGCCACCACGCTGGGCGCGGCGGGCGCCACGGTCGCCCTGGTCGGCACCGCGGCCCTGGTCCGCAGGGCGCGCAAGCGGCGTGGCATCTGA
- a CDS encoding YlbL family protein gives MPSRTATLLASTLTLIALLSVALLVPSPYSEMSPGPTVNTLGTYGGDTVIQIAGRKTYPADGHLNMTTVRVTGADYHMNLIESVFGWLRHDDKVVEHDTLYPKGQTAQQADQQNAEEFTQSQDSAKVAALKELKIPVPGRVIVGAVISGGASQGLLHAGDVIKAVDGTAVTQPDDVAKLVTKHKPGQKVVFTVVGAAEAKGKSADGLPSRQVTITTRKSDDTGASRAVVGIQAGVEHLFPFSIDIKLADVGGPSAGMMFALGIVDKLTPGDMTGGTFVAGTGTIDDTGNVGPIGGISLKTIGARDKGAQYFLTPADNCGEAAKDVPHGLTLVKVKTLDDAMAALKDIKSGDTAALPSCTKS, from the coding sequence ATGCCCAGCCGTACCGCGACGCTGCTCGCATCGACACTGACGCTGATAGCGCTGCTGAGCGTCGCGCTGCTCGTGCCGTCCCCGTATTCGGAGATGTCGCCGGGACCCACGGTGAACACGCTCGGCACCTACGGCGGCGACACGGTGATCCAGATCGCGGGCCGGAAGACGTATCCGGCGGACGGGCACCTGAACATGACGACGGTCCGGGTCACCGGCGCCGACTACCACATGAACCTGATCGAGTCGGTCTTCGGCTGGCTGCGGCACGACGACAAGGTCGTCGAGCACGACACGCTCTACCCCAAGGGCCAGACCGCCCAGCAGGCCGACCAGCAGAATGCCGAGGAATTCACCCAGTCCCAGGACAGCGCCAAGGTCGCCGCGCTCAAAGAGCTGAAGATCCCCGTCCCCGGACGGGTGATCGTGGGCGCGGTGATCAGCGGCGGCGCGTCGCAGGGGCTGCTGCACGCCGGTGACGTGATCAAGGCGGTGGACGGCACCGCGGTCACCCAGCCCGACGACGTCGCCAAGCTGGTCACCAAGCACAAGCCGGGCCAGAAGGTGGTCTTCACGGTCGTCGGCGCCGCCGAGGCCAAGGGCAAGTCGGCCGACGGACTGCCGAGCCGGCAGGTGACCATCACCACCAGGAAGTCCGACGACACCGGGGCGAGCCGCGCGGTGGTCGGCATCCAGGCCGGTGTCGAGCACCTCTTCCCGTTCAGCATCGACATCAAGCTCGCCGACGTCGGCGGCCCCAGTGCCGGCATGATGTTCGCGCTCGGCATCGTGGACAAGCTCACACCGGGCGACATGACCGGCGGCACATTTGTGGCGGGCACCGGCACCATAGACGACACCGGGAATGTCGGGCCGATCGGCGGCATCAGCCTCAAGACGATCGGCGCCCGCGACAAGGGCGCGCAGTATTTCCTCACCCCGGCCGACAACTGCGGCGAGGCCGCCAAGGACGTCCCGCACGGCCTCACCCTGGTCAAGGTGAAGACCCTGGACGACGCCATGGCGGCGCTGAAGGACATCAAGTCCGGCGACACGGCCGCGCTGCCCAGCTGCACCAAGAGCTGA
- a CDS encoding zinc-dependent metalloprotease codes for MSDTPFGFGVPPEEPEDGDEGKQRKGGSGSGQPGNPFGFGGGSPFGPGGGDNPFAAMFGSLNPTDLGAAFQQLGQMLSYEGGPVNWDMAKDIARQTVAQGTPDGVKDATVGRADRAWIEEAVRLADLWLDGVTSLPSGSGTAVAWSRAEWVEATLPVWKELVDPLAERVAGAMGDVLPEEMQAMTGPLLGMMRSMGGAMFGSQIGQALGTLAGEVVGSTDVGLPLGPAGKAALLPANVAAFGAGLGVPQEEVRLYLALREAAHQRLFAHVPWLRAHLFGAVEGYARGIKVDTARLEEAVGQLDPTQPEQLQEALQQGMLQPEDTPEQKVALARLETALALVEGWVDAVVHAAAAPHLPSAGALRETLRRRRATGGPAEQTFATLIGLELRPRRLRDAARLWASLTDARGVDGRDGLWAHPDMLPTAADLDDPDGFVHRDSPEFDFSELDRMLGEAADKSASGTAKDAGTDSASGADPASDADSGSGSGSGSGEQPRKGGDGDAGQDGGERGK; via the coding sequence GTGAGCGACACTCCATTCGGATTCGGCGTCCCTCCCGAGGAGCCGGAAGACGGCGACGAAGGCAAGCAGCGCAAGGGCGGCAGCGGGAGCGGTCAGCCGGGGAATCCCTTCGGCTTCGGCGGCGGCAGTCCGTTCGGCCCCGGCGGCGGCGACAACCCGTTCGCGGCGATGTTCGGCTCGCTCAATCCCACCGACCTCGGCGCGGCCTTCCAGCAGCTCGGCCAGATGCTCTCCTACGAGGGCGGGCCGGTGAATTGGGACATGGCCAAGGACATCGCCCGGCAGACCGTCGCCCAGGGCACCCCGGACGGCGTCAAGGACGCCACCGTGGGCCGGGCCGACCGCGCCTGGATCGAGGAGGCGGTACGGCTCGCCGACCTGTGGCTGGACGGCGTCACCTCGCTGCCCTCCGGCTCCGGCACCGCGGTGGCGTGGAGCCGCGCGGAGTGGGTCGAGGCGACCCTGCCGGTGTGGAAGGAACTGGTCGACCCGCTCGCCGAGCGGGTGGCCGGCGCCATGGGCGATGTGCTGCCCGAGGAGATGCAGGCCATGACCGGGCCGCTGCTCGGCATGATGCGCTCGATGGGCGGCGCGATGTTCGGCTCCCAGATCGGGCAGGCGCTGGGCACCCTGGCCGGCGAGGTGGTCGGCTCCACCGACGTCGGCCTGCCGCTCGGCCCCGCGGGCAAGGCCGCGCTGCTGCCGGCCAATGTCGCGGCCTTCGGCGCCGGACTCGGCGTGCCGCAGGAGGAGGTGCGGCTCTACCTCGCCCTGCGCGAGGCCGCCCACCAGCGGCTCTTCGCCCACGTGCCGTGGCTGCGCGCGCATCTGTTCGGCGCGGTCGAGGGCTACGCGCGCGGCATCAAGGTGGACACCGCCCGGCTCGAAGAGGCGGTGGGCCAGCTCGACCCGACGCAGCCCGAGCAGCTCCAGGAGGCGCTGCAGCAGGGCATGCTCCAGCCCGAGGACACCCCGGAGCAGAAGGTGGCGCTGGCCCGTCTGGAGACGGCGCTCGCCCTGGTCGAGGGCTGGGTGGACGCGGTCGTGCACGCCGCCGCGGCCCCGCATCTGCCGTCCGCGGGCGCGCTGCGCGAGACGCTGCGCCGCCGCAGGGCGACGGGCGGCCCCGCCGAGCAGACCTTCGCCACCCTGATCGGCCTTGAGCTGCGGCCCAGGCGGCTGCGGGACGCGGCCCGGCTGTGGGCGTCGCTGACCGACGCGCGCGGCGTGGACGGGCGCGACGGCCTGTGGGCGCACCCCGACATGCTGCCGACCGCCGCCGACCTCGACGACCCGGACGGCTTCGTCCACCGCGACTCCCCCGAGTTCGACTTCTCCGAGCTGGACAGGATGCTCGGCGAGGCCGCGGACAAGAGCGCCTCGGGCACGGCCAAGGACGCGGGCACCGATTCCGCCTCCGGCGCCGATCCCGCCTCCGACGCTGACTCCGGCTCCGGCTCCGGCTCC
- a CDS encoding PPA1309 family protein, translated as MSNIATDGTPLAASPLTRAVLEIDEYAAGLGWDQPARLFALVDTAQLRTQEPGLADQLGLADQSAAGALTPIEQEELPSGTALDEFLATIAWPEVIAGCALTVERLMLPPSAEAAIPDDLDDAALASWVAAHPERQEVRMTVAVLRGGARESAVRLRAKDTASEVLTGASLVPGLAEALTATFEA; from the coding sequence ATGTCCAACATTGCGACCGATGGAACACCGCTCGCGGCGAGCCCGCTGACCCGCGCCGTACTGGAGATCGACGAATACGCGGCCGGTCTCGGCTGGGACCAGCCCGCACGGCTGTTCGCCCTTGTCGACACCGCTCAGCTGCGCACCCAGGAGCCCGGTCTCGCCGATCAGCTCGGGCTCGCCGATCAGAGCGCGGCGGGCGCGCTCACCCCGATCGAGCAGGAGGAGCTGCCGTCGGGCACCGCGCTCGACGAATTCCTGGCCACCATCGCCTGGCCCGAGGTGATCGCGGGCTGCGCGCTGACCGTGGAGCGGCTGATGCTGCCGCCGTCGGCGGAGGCGGCGATCCCCGACGACCTGGACGACGCCGCGCTGGCGTCCTGGGTGGCCGCGCACCCGGAGCGCCAGGAGGTGCGGATGACGGTCGCGGTGCTGCGGGGCGGCGCCAGGGAGTCGGCGGTGCGGCTGCGGGCGAAGGACACCGCGTCGGAGGTGCTGACCGGTGCGAGCCTGGTGCCGGGGCTCGCGGAGGCGCTGACCGCGACCTTCGAGGCGTAG
- a CDS encoding UPF0182 family membrane protein has protein sequence MPDRGEGAAEPSRRAGRPSRRVIALLIVLGVLAVLMIGFVMFAGVWTDWLWYRSVRYSSVFSTMAWTKAGLFAVFGLLMAGSVGSTIYLAHRLRPPLSAMSSEQQNLDRYRMGLAPYKTWVLLGISAVVGLIAGGAAATQWRLWLLMSNATPFHTKDPQFHKDVSFYTFDLPFYRFLLNFGFAAVIISLVAAAVVHYLYGGLRITSPGARATSAATGHLSVLLGLFVSLKAVAYWLDRYSLAVRSSGFRTTDNWTGLRYVDANAYLPAKTILFFIAVICALLFFATLWRRTWSLPTIGFGLMVLSAILIGGLYPAIVQKFQVLPNEAAKEAPYVQKNIDATRAAYGLTKTKVTAYPGKPGATSAASAAGSPAATAGATTLRADADSAASLRVLDPNVVSPTFQQLQQSSDYYQFPSTLDVDRYPGDGKEQDTVVGLRELNVNGIPKSNWINDHFKYTHGYGVVAAKGTEVTGGGSPDFIEQGLPADGGLGGKDGYEQRIYFGEQTKQYSIVGGPTPELDYADKGHETTTSYAGKDGVGLGNPLTRAAYAVSFGEPKILYSGAIGKDSKILYNRTPKERVEAVAPWLTIDGDPYPALVGKHVVWVVDAYTTSNSYPYASRTTLGDTTADSLTDSQRSVIAQQNQVNYIRNSVKATVDAYDGTVTLYQWDTQDPVLKTWMKAFPDTVKPKADIPADLLAHLRYPQDLFKVQREMLTTYHVTKAADFSSGSQVWAVPDDPAVKSGKAVPPYYMSLRMPGQSAKSFSLTTTFTPSGRDNLSAFMAVDADAAGDDYGTIRVLQLPTSPTVDGPKLVQAKINSNSQSAPKINDLKRSGSDSTVEYGNLLTVPLDGGLLYVEPVYVRTTGIDYPLLSSVAVLYGGDITYEPTLSQALDDLLGPAAGGTSGTKSPAASTPAGIPKAPPGGGTSSATGDPALQQALSDAQKAYDDGQAAMKKNDWDAYGDAQQRLGDALKRAEAAGKAGTAADGSGTPKSGSGTQGSTPGGSQTPAKKG, from the coding sequence ATGCCGGACCGCGGCGAAGGTGCGGCAGAACCCAGCAGAAGAGCCGGCCGCCCGTCCCGCAGGGTGATCGCCCTGCTCATCGTCCTCGGCGTGCTCGCCGTGCTGATGATCGGGTTCGTGATGTTCGCCGGCGTCTGGACGGACTGGCTCTGGTACCGCTCGGTGCGCTACTCCTCGGTCTTCTCCACCATGGCGTGGACGAAGGCCGGGCTCTTCGCCGTCTTCGGGCTGCTGATGGCCGGAAGCGTCGGTTCCACCATCTACCTGGCGCACCGGCTGCGTCCGCCGCTCAGCGCGATGTCCAGCGAGCAGCAGAATCTGGACCGCTACCGGATGGGCCTGGCGCCGTACAAGACGTGGGTGCTGCTCGGGATCAGCGCGGTCGTCGGGCTGATCGCCGGCGGCGCGGCCGCGACCCAGTGGCGGCTGTGGCTGCTGATGAGCAATGCCACGCCCTTCCACACCAAGGACCCGCAGTTCCACAAGGACGTCTCCTTCTACACCTTCGACCTGCCCTTCTACCGGTTCCTGCTGAACTTCGGCTTCGCGGCGGTGATCATCTCGCTGGTCGCCGCGGCCGTCGTGCACTACCTCTACGGCGGGCTGAGGATCACCTCACCGGGGGCCAGGGCGACCTCGGCGGCCACCGGGCACCTGTCGGTGCTGCTCGGCCTGTTCGTGTCGCTCAAGGCCGTCGCCTACTGGCTGGACCGCTACTCCCTCGCGGTGCGGTCCAGCGGCTTCAGGACCACCGACAACTGGACCGGGCTGCGCTATGTCGACGCCAACGCCTATCTGCCCGCCAAGACGATCCTGTTCTTCATCGCGGTGATCTGCGCGCTGCTGTTCTTCGCCACCTTGTGGCGGCGTACGTGGTCGCTGCCGACCATCGGCTTCGGCCTGATGGTGCTCTCGGCGATCCTGATCGGCGGCCTGTACCCGGCGATCGTGCAGAAATTCCAGGTGCTGCCGAACGAGGCGGCCAAGGAGGCGCCCTACGTCCAGAAGAACATCGACGCGACCAGGGCCGCGTACGGCCTGACGAAGACCAAGGTGACGGCCTACCCGGGCAAGCCCGGCGCCACATCCGCGGCCAGTGCCGCGGGCAGCCCCGCGGCCACCGCCGGCGCCACGACCCTGCGGGCCGACGCGGACTCCGCGGCCAGCCTGCGGGTACTGGACCCGAATGTGGTCTCGCCCACCTTCCAGCAGCTCCAGCAGAGCAGCGACTACTACCAGTTCCCCTCGACCCTGGACGTCGACCGGTACCCGGGCGACGGCAAGGAGCAGGACACCGTCGTGGGCCTGCGGGAGCTGAACGTCAACGGCATACCCAAGAGCAACTGGATCAACGACCACTTCAAGTACACCCACGGCTACGGCGTCGTCGCGGCCAAGGGCACCGAGGTGACCGGCGGCGGCAGCCCCGACTTCATCGAGCAGGGCCTGCCCGCAGACGGCGGCCTCGGCGGCAAGGACGGCTACGAGCAGCGGATCTACTTCGGCGAGCAGACCAAGCAGTATTCGATCGTCGGCGGCCCGACGCCCGAGCTGGACTACGCGGACAAGGGCCACGAGACGACGACCAGCTACGCAGGGAAGGACGGCGTGGGCCTGGGCAATCCGCTGACCCGCGCCGCCTACGCGGTCAGCTTCGGCGAGCCGAAGATCCTCTACTCGGGGGCGATCGGCAAGGACTCCAAGATCCTCTACAACCGCACCCCCAAGGAGCGGGTGGAGGCGGTGGCGCCCTGGCTGACCATCGACGGCGACCCCTATCCGGCGCTGGTCGGCAAGCACGTGGTGTGGGTGGTGGACGCCTACACCACGAGCAACAGCTATCCGTACGCCTCGCGTACCACCCTGGGCGACACCACGGCGGACTCGCTGACCGACAGCCAGCGCTCGGTGATCGCCCAGCAGAACCAGGTCAACTACATCCGCAACTCGGTCAAGGCCACCGTGGACGCCTACGACGGCACGGTGACGCTCTACCAGTGGGACACCCAGGACCCGGTGCTCAAGACCTGGATGAAGGCCTTCCCCGACACGGTGAAGCCCAAGGCGGACATCCCGGCCGACCTGCTGGCGCACCTGCGCTATCCGCAGGACCTGTTCAAGGTGCAGCGGGAGATGCTCACGACGTATCACGTCACCAAGGCGGCGGATTTCTCCAGCGGCAGCCAGGTGTGGGCGGTGCCCGACGACCCGGCGGTCAAGAGCGGCAAGGCGGTGCCGCCGTATTACATGAGCCTGCGGATGCCCGGCCAGAGTGCCAAGTCCTTCTCGCTGACCACCACCTTCACACCGAGCGGCCGGGACAATCTCAGCGCCTTCATGGCGGTCGACGCCGACGCGGCCGGCGACGACTACGGCACCATCAGAGTGCTGCAACTGCCGACCAGCCCCACGGTCGACGGGCCCAAACTGGTGCAGGCGAAGATCAATTCCAACAGCCAGTCGGCGCCCAAGATCAACGACCTGAAGCGGTCGGGCTCGGACTCCACGGTCGAGTACGGCAATCTGCTGACCGTGCCACTGGACGGCGGGCTGCTCTATGTGGAGCCGGTCTACGTACGCACCACGGGCATCGACTATCCGCTGCTGAGCAGCGTGGCGGTGCTCTACGGCGGTGACATCACCTACGAGCCGACGCTGTCGCAGGCCCTCGACGACCTGCTCGGCCCGGCCGCCGGCGGTACGTCGGGCACCAAGTCGCCCGCTGCCAGTACGCCCGCCGGGATCCCGAAGGCGCCACCAGGCGGCGGCACGTCCTCGGCCACGGGCGACCCGGCGCTCCAGCAGGCGCTGTCCGACGCGCAGAAGGCGTACGACGACGGCCAGGCGGCCATGAAGAAGAACGACTGGGACGCCTACGGCGACGCGCAGCAGCGGCTCGGCGACGCGCTCAAGCGGGCCGAGGCCGCGGGCAAGGCGGGCACGGCTGCGGACGGGAGCGGTACGCCGAAGAGCGGCAGCGGTACGCAGGGGAGCACGCCGGGGGGTTCGCAGACCCCCGCGAAGAAGGGCTGA
- a CDS encoding molybdenum cofactor biosynthesis protein MoaE: MASTDRSAPIRLLAVRDTPLSLDEVFAAVGDDAAGGSTLFVGTVRDHDGTSGAAVTGLSYSAHPSAEEELRRVAEKVAADFPVRALAAVHRVGDLRVGDLAVIVAVSCPHRGEAFAASRRLIDDLKSEVPIWKHQTFDDGTEEWVGC, translated from the coding sequence ATGGCATCCACCGACCGCTCCGCTCCGATCCGCCTGCTGGCCGTCCGCGACACCCCGCTGTCGCTGGACGAGGTCTTCGCGGCGGTCGGCGACGACGCGGCGGGCGGCAGCACGCTCTTCGTCGGGACGGTACGCGACCACGACGGGACGTCCGGCGCCGCGGTGACCGGCCTGTCCTACTCGGCGCACCCCTCGGCCGAGGAGGAGCTGCGCCGGGTCGCGGAGAAGGTCGCGGCGGACTTCCCGGTGCGCGCGCTGGCTGCCGTGCACCGGGTGGGCGACCTGCGGGTCGGCGACCTCGCGGTGATCGTGGCGGTGTCCTGCCCGCACCGCGGTGAGGCCTTCGCGGCGAGCCGCCGGCTGATCGACGACCTCAAGAGCGAGGTGCCGATCTGGAAGCACCAGACCTTCGACGACGGCACCGAGGAGTGGGTGGGCTGCTGA